In a genomic window of Azospirillum baldaniorum:
- a CDS encoding 2-oxoglutarate dehydrogenase E1 component has product MSRPSSPLNAAGAAYLEALQERFREDPASVDVSWRAVFQILDELGAVPAGAPVGGPAGDPTVPLRQEAIRQRGHAAAALDPLGRAAPPASSESEDAQTARLRRLYQGTLTLETAHIDDPALRSWLRDAYEGAETVPPAEARRRALALLTAAEEFERLLGVRYPTKKRFGAEGMETLIPLLDRILAAAAAAGVTEVQVGTMHRGRLSLMANALGKPLVELFAGIKGMHPFLADPPVPADVPYHMGVESNLSFGERSLALTLSPNPSHLEAINPVTLGRARARQDLERDQGGEAKRVLCVLLHTDASVIGQGSVTEALQLSGVPGFTVAGTIHVIVNNQIGFTTEREEARTSLHCTGLWKAVDSPILHVNADDPDAALRAADLAVAFRQAHGRDAVIDLVGYRRNGHNEIDEPRFTQPLDYKAIDAHPPARALYAQRLAADGLVGPEEAEALAAGHKARFQEALAAASDHRPNHDGFPGGRWAPFAPAGVSPAEPDTGIADDRLRGLLAALAVIPDGLAVDRKVERVIRRRAEEPLDWATGEALAFATLLAEGTPVRLTGQDVVRGAFSHRHFALTDTVTGRRHVSLNHLGVEQARFDVVNSPLSEYAVLGFEYGYSLERPDALVIWEAQFGDFANGAQIMIDQFIVSAEDKWRQPSGLVILLPHGLEGQGPEHSSARPERFLQMAARDNIRVAHPSTPANYFHLLRRQMLRRDRKPLVVLSPKTLLRLPAAVSTLADCAPGTAFHPVIATAGARVERILLCSGKLAYELERERAERGADGVAVVRLEMLYPLPDAVLSALFRRWPGASCAWVQEEPCNLGAWTYLDRRLEALRAAAGCVEPRVACVARDEAASPAGSFHGDHEADQRRLVEQAFAGIAASLPPRETIAAD; this is encoded by the coding sequence ATGTCTAGGCCGTCCTCTCCGCTCAACGCCGCCGGAGCCGCCTATCTCGAAGCGTTGCAGGAACGTTTCCGCGAGGACCCCGCGTCGGTGGACGTGAGCTGGCGCGCCGTCTTCCAGATCCTGGACGAGCTGGGCGCCGTTCCCGCCGGGGCACCGGTGGGTGGTCCGGCCGGCGATCCGACGGTTCCGCTGCGGCAGGAGGCGATCCGCCAGCGCGGCCACGCCGCCGCCGCCCTCGACCCGCTGGGCCGCGCCGCGCCTCCCGCATCCTCCGAGTCCGAGGACGCCCAGACCGCGCGCCTGCGCCGGCTCTATCAGGGCACGCTGACGCTGGAGACCGCGCACATCGACGATCCGGCGCTACGCTCCTGGCTGCGCGACGCCTATGAGGGGGCGGAGACCGTTCCGCCGGCCGAGGCGCGCCGCCGCGCCCTGGCGCTGCTGACCGCGGCGGAGGAGTTCGAACGGCTGCTCGGCGTCCGCTACCCGACCAAGAAGCGGTTCGGGGCGGAGGGCATGGAGACGCTGATCCCGTTGCTCGACCGCATCCTCGCGGCGGCGGCGGCGGCGGGCGTCACCGAGGTGCAGGTCGGGACCATGCACCGCGGCCGGCTCAGCCTGATGGCGAACGCGCTGGGCAAGCCGCTGGTCGAGTTGTTCGCCGGGATCAAGGGCATGCACCCCTTCCTGGCCGATCCGCCGGTTCCCGCCGACGTGCCCTACCACATGGGCGTGGAGAGCAACCTCTCCTTCGGCGAACGGTCGCTGGCCCTGACCCTGTCGCCCAACCCGTCGCATCTGGAGGCGATCAACCCGGTCACGCTGGGCCGCGCGCGGGCGCGCCAGGACCTGGAGCGTGACCAGGGCGGTGAGGCCAAGCGGGTGCTCTGCGTGCTGCTGCACACCGACGCCAGCGTGATCGGCCAGGGCAGCGTGACGGAGGCGCTGCAACTGTCCGGCGTCCCCGGCTTCACCGTCGCCGGCACCATCCACGTCATCGTCAACAACCAGATCGGCTTCACCACCGAGCGCGAGGAGGCGCGGACCTCGCTCCACTGCACCGGCCTATGGAAGGCGGTGGACAGCCCCATCCTGCACGTCAACGCCGACGATCCCGACGCCGCCCTGCGCGCCGCCGACCTCGCCGTGGCCTTCCGGCAGGCGCACGGGCGCGACGCGGTGATCGACCTCGTCGGCTATCGCCGCAACGGCCACAACGAGATCGACGAGCCGCGCTTCACCCAGCCGCTCGACTACAAGGCGATCGACGCCCACCCGCCGGCCCGCGCGCTCTACGCGCAGCGGCTGGCCGCTGACGGGCTGGTTGGCCCCGAAGAGGCCGAGGCGCTGGCCGCCGGACACAAGGCCCGCTTCCAGGAGGCGCTGGCTGCGGCCTCCGACCACCGGCCGAACCACGACGGCTTCCCCGGCGGGCGCTGGGCGCCCTTCGCCCCGGCCGGCGTGTCTCCCGCCGAACCGGACACTGGCATCGCCGACGACCGGCTGCGTGGGCTGCTGGCGGCGCTGGCGGTCATTCCCGACGGGCTGGCCGTGGACCGCAAGGTGGAGCGCGTCATCCGCCGCCGCGCCGAGGAGCCGCTGGACTGGGCGACCGGCGAGGCGCTGGCCTTCGCCACGCTGCTCGCCGAAGGGACGCCGGTGCGGCTGACCGGCCAGGACGTGGTGCGCGGCGCCTTCTCGCACCGCCATTTCGCGCTGACCGACACCGTCACCGGGCGCCGCCACGTCAGCCTGAATCACCTGGGTGTGGAGCAGGCGCGGTTCGACGTGGTCAACAGCCCGCTGTCGGAATACGCCGTCCTCGGCTTCGAGTACGGCTACAGCCTGGAGCGGCCCGACGCGCTGGTGATCTGGGAGGCGCAGTTCGGCGATTTCGCCAACGGCGCGCAGATCATGATCGACCAGTTCATCGTCAGCGCCGAGGACAAATGGCGCCAGCCCTCCGGCCTCGTTATCCTGCTGCCGCACGGGCTGGAGGGGCAGGGGCCGGAACACTCCTCCGCCCGGCCGGAGCGCTTCCTCCAGATGGCGGCGCGCGACAACATCCGCGTCGCCCACCCCTCCACCCCGGCCAACTACTTCCATCTGCTGCGCCGGCAGATGCTGCGCCGCGACCGCAAGCCCCTGGTGGTGCTGAGCCCGAAGACGCTGCTGCGCCTGCCCGCCGCCGTGTCGACGCTGGCCGACTGCGCGCCGGGCACCGCCTTCCACCCGGTGATCGCCACCGCCGGGGCGCGGGTCGAGCGCATCCTGCTGTGCAGCGGCAAGCTGGCCTATGAGCTGGAGCGCGAACGGGCCGAGCGTGGGGCGGACGGTGTGGCGGTGGTCCGGCTGGAAATGCTGTACCCTCTGCCCGACGCCGTCCTGTCGGCGCTGTTCCGTCGCTGGCCGGGCGCGTCCTGCGCCTGGGTGCAGGAGGAGCCGTGCAACCTGGGTGCCTGGACCTATCTGGACCGCCGTCTGGAGGCGTTGCGCGCGGCCGCCGGCTGTGTCGAGCCGCGTGTCGCCTGCGTGGCCCGCGACGAGGCGGCGTCGCCCGCCGGCAGCTTCCACGGCGACCACGAGGCCGACCAGCGCCGGCTGGTGGAGCAGGCCTTCGCCGGGATCGCCGCGTCCCTCCCGCCCCGCGAGACGATCGCGGCGGACTGA
- a CDS encoding acyl-CoA dehydrogenase family protein — protein MSSTPTSNGPLPLPDLLSTTAAALDAVARLAEAAERGVAALVAPGGRVDAAALDRHQVAAHGFAWVATYAEALRQMQGWAERLDCAGRLGELEACMLQAAFGEYLAQLDGGLAMSQGEIVRPADFGLDDAERAAFRTEAVRRLIAVGNASALRLRIAELLADALHGGGFGEAALEDEALDMVREQFRRFVADVVEPHAHEWHLKDELIPMPVVEQMAEMGVFGLTVPEEDGGLGMGKLAMCVVTEELSRGYIGVGSLGTRAEIAAELIRLGGTAEQRARWLPRLASGEILPTAVFTEPNTGSDLGSLRTRAVLDGDTYRVTGAKTWITHGSRSDLMTLLVRTDPDAPGYRGLSMLLAEKPRGTEAAPFPAEGMSGGEIPVLGYRGMKEYEIGFDGFAVPRENLLGGVEGQGFKQLMATFESARVQTAARAVGVAQNAMELGLRYAQERVQFGRPLAAFPRVAGKIAWMAVETMIARQLTYFAAREKDSDRRCDIEAGMAKLLAARVAWSNADNAVQIHGGNGYAVEYPISRVLCDARILNIFEGAAEIQAQVVARGLLTRRN, from the coding sequence ATGTCGTCCACACCAACCTCCAACGGCCCGCTTCCGCTGCCCGACCTGCTGTCCACCACGGCGGCGGCGCTCGACGCGGTGGCGCGGCTGGCCGAGGCCGCCGAGCGCGGTGTCGCCGCGCTGGTGGCGCCGGGCGGGCGCGTCGACGCGGCGGCGCTCGACCGCCATCAGGTGGCGGCGCACGGCTTCGCCTGGGTGGCGACCTACGCCGAGGCGCTGCGCCAGATGCAGGGCTGGGCGGAGCGGCTGGACTGCGCCGGCCGGCTGGGCGAGTTGGAGGCGTGCATGCTCCAGGCCGCCTTCGGCGAGTATCTGGCCCAGCTCGACGGCGGTCTGGCGATGAGCCAGGGCGAGATCGTCCGTCCCGCCGATTTCGGGCTGGACGACGCGGAGCGGGCCGCCTTCCGCACCGAGGCGGTGCGCCGGCTGATCGCCGTCGGCAACGCCTCCGCCCTGCGGCTGCGCATCGCCGAGCTGCTGGCCGACGCGCTGCACGGCGGCGGCTTCGGCGAGGCGGCTCTGGAGGACGAGGCGCTCGACATGGTGCGCGAGCAGTTCCGCCGCTTCGTCGCCGACGTGGTGGAGCCGCACGCCCACGAGTGGCATCTGAAGGACGAGCTGATCCCGATGCCGGTCGTCGAGCAGATGGCCGAGATGGGTGTCTTCGGCCTGACCGTGCCGGAGGAGGACGGCGGGCTCGGCATGGGCAAGCTCGCCATGTGCGTGGTGACGGAGGAGCTGTCGCGCGGCTACATCGGCGTCGGCTCGCTGGGCACCCGCGCGGAGATCGCCGCCGAGCTGATCCGGCTGGGCGGCACCGCCGAGCAGCGGGCGCGCTGGCTGCCGCGCCTCGCGTCCGGCGAGATCCTGCCGACCGCCGTCTTCACCGAGCCCAACACCGGCTCCGACCTGGGCAGCCTGCGCACCCGCGCGGTGCTGGACGGCGATACCTACCGTGTCACCGGGGCGAAGACCTGGATCACCCACGGCAGCCGGTCGGACCTGATGACCCTGCTGGTGCGCACCGATCCGGACGCCCCCGGCTACCGCGGCCTGTCGATGCTGCTGGCCGAGAAGCCGCGCGGCACCGAGGCGGCCCCCTTCCCGGCCGAGGGCATGAGCGGCGGCGAGATTCCGGTTCTCGGCTATCGCGGCATGAAAGAGTACGAGATCGGCTTCGACGGCTTCGCGGTGCCGCGCGAAAACCTGCTGGGCGGGGTCGAGGGCCAAGGCTTCAAGCAGCTGATGGCGACCTTCGAATCGGCCCGCGTGCAGACCGCCGCCCGCGCCGTCGGCGTGGCGCAGAACGCGATGGAGCTTGGCCTGCGCTACGCCCAGGAGCGCGTCCAGTTCGGACGCCCGCTCGCCGCCTTCCCGCGCGTCGCCGGCAAGATCGCCTGGATGGCCGTGGAGACGATGATCGCCCGCCAGCTCACCTATTTCGCCGCGCGCGAGAAGGACAGCGATCGCCGCTGCGACATCGAGGCCGGCATGGCCAAGCTGCTGGCCGCGCGCGTCGCCTGGTCGAACGCCGACAACGCGGTGCAGATTCACGGCGGCAACGGCTACGCGGTCGAGTATCCGATCAGCCGTGTGCTGTGCGACGCCCGTATTCTGAATATTTTCGAAGGGGCAGCGGAAATCCAGGCCCAGGTTGTGGCGCGCGGCCTGCTCACCCGGCGCAATTGA
- a CDS encoding LysR family transcriptional regulator, whose translation MELLELRYFVQVADLGSFSKASVKLGITQPALSRQVQKLEHELRTSLFYRHGRGVSLTQQGRKLYDVVRHLLGALSEIKEEIQDQSERLTGSVTLGLPPSICATLGAPLARRFHENYPDATLRIHEVFSGTLLEWVEGGRLDLAVLYDARRGRSMLSSPLLVENLLLVQPAKDAVAGDDGPVEVETLGGLRFVLPGLENGLRRVVDAAVRRADIDLQVDMEIDSVTAIKQLVEEGMGSTILPFGAVHREVRQGRLIAREISSKDMHAMLVTATPLHQPVSKATRALLRLIHAEVAKCVANGVLKGKVVAPGSAGENSAP comes from the coding sequence ATGGAACTTCTGGAACTGCGCTACTTTGTTCAGGTGGCCGACCTTGGCAGCTTTTCCAAGGCGTCGGTCAAGCTTGGCATCACCCAGCCGGCGCTCAGCCGGCAGGTCCAGAAGCTGGAGCACGAGCTGCGCACCAGCCTGTTCTACCGCCATGGCCGCGGCGTCTCGCTGACCCAACAGGGGCGCAAGCTCTACGACGTGGTGCGCCATCTGCTGGGCGCGCTGTCGGAGATCAAGGAGGAGATCCAGGACCAGTCGGAACGGCTCACCGGGTCGGTCACTCTGGGTCTCCCTCCGTCGATCTGCGCCACGCTGGGGGCGCCGCTGGCCCGCCGCTTCCACGAGAACTACCCCGACGCCACGCTGCGCATCCACGAGGTGTTCAGCGGCACGCTGCTGGAATGGGTCGAGGGCGGGCGGCTCGACCTCGCCGTGCTCTACGACGCCCGGCGCGGGCGCAGCATGCTGTCCTCGCCGCTGCTCGTGGAGAATCTTCTGCTCGTCCAGCCCGCCAAGGACGCGGTGGCCGGTGACGACGGGCCGGTCGAGGTGGAGACTCTGGGCGGCCTGCGCTTCGTGCTGCCGGGGTTGGAGAACGGCCTGCGCCGGGTGGTCGACGCCGCGGTGCGGAGGGCCGACATCGACCTCCAGGTCGACATGGAGATCGATTCCGTCACCGCCATCAAGCAGCTGGTGGAGGAGGGCATGGGTTCGACCATCCTGCCTTTCGGCGCCGTCCATCGCGAGGTGCGCCAGGGCCGATTGATCGCCCGCGAAATCAGCTCCAAGGACATGCACGCCATGCTCGTCACCGCGACGCCCCTACACCAGCCGGTGTCGAAGGCGACGCGCGCCCTGCTGCGGCTGATCCACGCCGAGGTGGCGAAATGCGTCGCCAACGGCGTGCTCAAGGGCAAGGTCGTCGCCCCGGGCAGCGCCGGGGAGAACAGCGCGCCCTGA
- a CDS encoding glucose 1-dehydrogenase gives MTKRLDGKVALITGAAQGLGLAMAETFVREGGRVAVVDINGDAAKAVAERLGESAIGIAANVTRMADVEMTIAATVEKFGRLDILVNNAGSTHANGPFENVTEEEFDRVFALNVKSIYLYSKAVVATMRAQKSGVILNLGSTAGLRPRPGLVWYNATKGAVHNITKSLALELAPDNIRVCALAPVATETPLLATFMGGDTPEKRARMMGIVPLGRLGQPTDVANAALYLASDEAAFLTGVVLEIDGGRCV, from the coding sequence ATGACGAAGCGTCTGGACGGCAAGGTCGCCCTGATCACCGGTGCGGCGCAGGGGCTGGGCCTCGCGATGGCCGAGACCTTCGTGCGCGAGGGTGGCCGCGTCGCGGTCGTGGACATCAACGGCGACGCCGCCAAGGCGGTCGCGGAGCGTCTGGGCGAGTCCGCCATCGGCATCGCCGCCAACGTCACCAGGATGGCGGATGTCGAGATGACCATCGCCGCCACCGTCGAAAAGTTCGGGCGGCTGGACATCCTGGTCAACAACGCCGGCTCCACCCACGCCAACGGCCCGTTCGAGAACGTGACCGAGGAGGAGTTCGACCGCGTCTTCGCGCTGAACGTCAAGTCGATCTACCTCTATTCCAAGGCGGTCGTCGCGACCATGCGGGCGCAGAAGTCCGGCGTGATCCTGAATCTCGGCTCCACCGCCGGCCTGCGGCCGCGTCCGGGCCTGGTCTGGTACAACGCGACCAAGGGCGCCGTGCACAACATCACCAAGTCGCTGGCGCTGGAGCTGGCGCCCGACAACATCCGCGTCTGCGCACTCGCCCCGGTCGCCACCGAGACGCCGCTGCTCGCCACCTTCATGGGCGGCGACACCCCGGAGAAGCGCGCGCGCATGATGGGCATCGTGCCGCTCGGCCGCCTGGGCCAGCCGACCGACGTCGCCAACGCCGCCCTCTATCTCGCGTCGGACGAGGCGGCCTTCCTGACCGGCGTGGTGCTGGAGATCGACGGCGGGCGCTGCGTGTAA
- a CDS encoding CoA transferase: protein MSSLLSDLRVVEVSAFIAAPLGGMTLAQLGAEVIRIDPIGGNIDYRRWPVAPNGTSLYWTALNKAKRSVTLALDRPEGREIAQAIITASGENAGFLLTNLPASGWMGYEALSAKRDDLIMLRLTGNPDGSAAVDYTVNCASGFPMATGRGGEPVNHVLPAWDVAAGLYLATGLLAAERHRRRTGRGQEVTVALADVMLATVGNLGYLADVRVNGAVRPPMGNDLYGAYGRDFATADGRRAMVVAISNRQWKALGKATGLTERLAMIGPLMDVDMNDEGGRFVARDAISAVLAPWFAARTLSEVESAFAGAGVLWGPYRDFGQLVAEDARCSTANPLFREIEQPEVGPLLVPGSPLGFPGLGERTDHRPAPVLGQDTDAVLADLLGLPSAEIGRLHDAGIVA from the coding sequence ATGTCCTCGCTTCTCTCCGATCTGCGCGTCGTCGAGGTGTCGGCCTTCATCGCCGCGCCGCTGGGCGGCATGACGCTGGCCCAGCTGGGCGCCGAGGTGATCCGCATCGACCCCATCGGCGGCAACATCGACTACCGGCGCTGGCCGGTGGCGCCGAACGGCACCAGCCTCTACTGGACCGCGCTGAACAAGGCGAAGCGGTCGGTGACGCTGGCGCTCGACCGGCCGGAGGGGCGGGAGATCGCCCAGGCGATCATCACCGCCTCGGGCGAGAACGCGGGATTCCTGCTGACCAACCTGCCGGCCAGCGGCTGGATGGGCTACGAGGCGCTGTCGGCCAAGCGCGACGACCTGATCATGCTGCGGCTGACCGGCAACCCGGACGGGTCGGCGGCGGTGGACTACACCGTCAACTGCGCCAGCGGCTTCCCGATGGCGACCGGCCGCGGCGGTGAGCCGGTGAACCATGTGCTGCCGGCCTGGGACGTCGCCGCCGGCCTCTATCTCGCCACCGGCCTGCTGGCGGCGGAGCGACACCGCCGCCGCACCGGGCGCGGGCAGGAGGTGACGGTGGCGCTGGCCGACGTGATGCTGGCGACCGTCGGCAATCTCGGCTACCTCGCCGACGTCCGGGTCAACGGCGCCGTGCGGCCGCCGATGGGCAACGACCTCTACGGCGCCTATGGGCGCGACTTCGCCACCGCCGACGGGCGGCGGGCGATGGTCGTCGCCATCTCCAACCGCCAGTGGAAGGCGCTGGGCAAGGCGACCGGGCTGACCGAGCGGCTGGCGATGATCGGTCCGCTGATGGACGTGGACATGAACGACGAGGGCGGGCGTTTCGTGGCGCGTGACGCCATCTCCGCCGTGCTCGCCCCCTGGTTCGCCGCCCGCACCCTGTCCGAGGTGGAAAGCGCCTTCGCCGGGGCGGGCGTGCTGTGGGGGCCGTACCGGGATTTCGGCCAGCTTGTGGCCGAGGACGCGCGCTGCTCCACCGCCAACCCGCTGTTCCGCGAGATCGAGCAGCCGGAGGTCGGGCCGCTGCTGGTTCCCGGCTCGCCCCTCGGCTTTCCCGGCCTGGGCGAGCGCACCGACCACCGGCCGGCGCCCGTCCTGGGGCAGGACACCGACGCGGTGCTGGCCGACCTGCTCGGCCTGCCGTCCGCCGAGATCGGCCGCCTGCACGACGCCGGCATCGTCGCCTGA
- a CDS encoding cytochrome c oxidase subunit 3 family protein, protein MTETAAPTTVVAADGEAADWGPLSSLPGNPMMWILILGELAVFGAMFIGFAVARALDPATFDASQAQLDRLLGGVNTMVLVTSGWLVAVAVRRRASGRSHRVAMLGAMALGGGFLAIKAVEYGDKIGRGLTLETNSFFQLYYLLTGFHAMHVAAGIVILGIVTWWDSLENLETGAAFWHMVDLIWVLLYPIVYLLR, encoded by the coding sequence ATGACGGAAACTGCCGCGCCGACGACGGTGGTCGCTGCGGACGGCGAGGCCGCCGATTGGGGGCCTCTCTCCAGCCTGCCCGGCAACCCCATGATGTGGATTCTCATCCTGGGGGAGCTGGCGGTCTTCGGGGCGATGTTCATCGGCTTCGCGGTGGCGCGCGCGCTGGACCCGGCGACCTTCGACGCCTCGCAGGCTCAGCTGGACCGTCTGCTCGGCGGCGTGAACACCATGGTCCTGGTGACGAGTGGCTGGCTGGTCGCGGTCGCCGTGCGGCGCCGGGCCTCGGGCCGCTCCCACCGGGTGGCGATGCTCGGCGCGATGGCCCTCGGCGGGGGGTTCCTCGCCATCAAGGCGGTCGAGTACGGCGACAAGATCGGCCGGGGCCTGACGCTGGAGACCAACAGCTTCTTCCAGCTCTATTACTTGCTGACCGGTTTCCACGCGATGCACGTCGCCGCGGGGATCGTCATCCTGGGCATCGTCACTTGGTGGGACAGTCTGGAGAACCTGGAGACCGGTGCCGCCTTCTGGCACATGGTGGACCTGATCTGGGTGCTGCTCTACCCCATCGTCTATCTGCTGAGGTGA
- a CDS encoding cytochrome C oxidase subunit IV family protein, whose translation MAILTRTWVVLMLLTAVSMWAGHGTGGLGPLGVGLVLAAATVKADRILTRYLDLHRADGGWRAGFRVLLTLLGVALFGIYVLCPMIGAALR comes from the coding sequence ATGGCCATCCTGACGCGCACCTGGGTGGTGCTGATGCTGCTCACCGCCGTTTCGATGTGGGCGGGGCACGGCACCGGCGGTCTCGGCCCGCTCGGGGTCGGACTCGTCCTCGCCGCGGCCACCGTCAAGGCCGACCGGATTCTCACCCGCTACCTGGACCTTCACCGCGCCGACGGCGGCTGGCGGGCGGGGTTCCGGGTCCTGCTCACCCTGCTGGGGGTGGCGCTCTTCGGGATCTACGTTCTCTGTCCGATGATCGGCGCGGCTCTGCGCTGA
- the purT gene encoding formate-dependent phosphoribosylglycinamide formyltransferase has product MFTAKILLLGSGELGKEFVIAAKRLGCEVIACDSYANAPAMQVADAAEVFSMLDPDALRAAIAKHTPDFIVPEVEAIRTEVLHEFEDAGLTVVPSARAATMTMNRDRIREVAAVELGLRTSKYRYAESLEEVIAGTEHTGLPCVIKPVMSSSGKGQSTVRTAEELEAAWTYAVANMRGDRRKVIVEEFVPFEYEITLLTVRTREGILFCEPIGHRQERGDYQESWQPVPMPTALLDDAKDMAAKVVDNLGGYGIFGVEFFVTKDEVVFSELSPRPHDTGMVTLLSQNLSEFDLHARAILGLPIPAIHVRGPAASAVILADREAERFAIEGLADAMRVGSAEHDVDVRLFGKPTTRKNRRMGVALAAGTDTDDARERALKAASAISIRYE; this is encoded by the coding sequence ATGTTCACGGCCAAAATCCTTCTTCTCGGCTCGGGCGAACTCGGGAAGGAGTTCGTCATCGCCGCCAAGCGCCTCGGCTGCGAGGTCATCGCCTGCGACAGCTACGCCAACGCCCCGGCGATGCAGGTCGCCGACGCGGCGGAGGTGTTCTCCATGCTCGACCCGGACGCCCTGCGCGCGGCCATCGCCAAGCACACGCCCGACTTCATCGTGCCGGAGGTCGAGGCCATCCGCACCGAGGTGCTGCACGAGTTCGAGGACGCCGGCCTGACCGTCGTCCCCTCCGCCCGCGCCGCCACCATGACGATGAACCGCGACCGCATCCGCGAGGTCGCCGCGGTGGAATTGGGCCTGCGCACCTCCAAGTACCGCTACGCCGAAAGCCTGGAGGAGGTGATCGCCGGGACGGAGCACACCGGCCTGCCCTGCGTCATCAAGCCGGTCATGTCCTCTTCCGGCAAGGGGCAGAGCACCGTCCGCACCGCCGAGGAACTGGAGGCCGCCTGGACCTACGCCGTCGCCAACATGCGCGGCGACCGCCGGAAGGTCATCGTCGAGGAGTTCGTGCCCTTCGAGTACGAGATCACCCTGCTGACCGTCCGCACCCGCGAAGGCATCCTGTTCTGCGAGCCGATCGGCCACCGGCAGGAGCGCGGCGACTACCAGGAATCCTGGCAGCCGGTGCCGATGCCCACGGCGCTGCTCGACGACGCCAAGGACATGGCGGCGAAGGTCGTGGACAATCTCGGCGGCTACGGCATCTTCGGCGTCGAGTTCTTCGTCACCAAGGACGAGGTCGTCTTCTCCGAGCTTTCGCCGCGCCCGCACGACACCGGCATGGTGACCCTGCTGTCGCAGAACCTGTCGGAGTTCGACCTGCACGCCCGCGCCATCCTCGGCCTGCCGATCCCGGCGATCCACGTCCGCGGCCCGGCCGCCTCCGCCGTCATCCTGGCCGACCGTGAGGCCGAGCGATTTGCCATCGAGGGTTTGGCCGACGCCATGCGCGTGGGAAGCGCGGAGCATGACGTGGACGTCCGCCTGTTCGGCAAGCCGACGACCCGCAAGAACCGCCGCATGGGCGTGGCGCTCGCCGCCGGCACCGACACCGATGACGCGCGCGAACGGGCGCTGAAGGCGGCCTCGGCGATCAGCATCCGCTACGAGTGA